Proteins co-encoded in one Aquincola tertiaricarbonis genomic window:
- a CDS encoding NAD(P)H-dependent flavin oxidoreductase, giving the protein MLSTAITEMFGIRLPIVAGGLMWLSDARYVAAASRAGILGFITAASFPEPQALRDEIRRCRDLCEGGPCGVNVSMLPKLVPGERTQAVFELIAEEGVRFVETSGRSPEAYLPTLKAAGIKVLHKVPAVRYAVKAQSLGVDAVAIVGAECGGHPGMDMVGSLVNAAWAREQLHIPYLIGGGIGCGSQVTAALAMGAAGVVVGTRFTVAEEIWAHEDYKRRLVQAEPTDTTLLMHTVRNTVRALRNETTDAVQAIEASQPGVTIQDLLPLVAGRIGRQAYETGDTRHGVLSAGHALAFTDRIEPLAAIVQRLQAEMQAAVQRIAPPQAVPA; this is encoded by the coding sequence ATGCTTTCAACTGCGATCACCGAGATGTTCGGCATCCGCCTGCCCATCGTGGCCGGCGGTCTGATGTGGCTGTCCGATGCCCGCTACGTGGCCGCGGCCTCGCGCGCGGGCATCCTGGGCTTCATCACCGCGGCCAGCTTCCCCGAGCCGCAGGCGCTGCGCGACGAGATCCGCCGCTGCCGCGACCTGTGCGAAGGCGGGCCCTGCGGCGTCAACGTGTCGATGCTGCCCAAGCTGGTGCCGGGTGAGCGCACGCAGGCGGTGTTCGAGCTGATCGCCGAAGAAGGCGTGCGCTTCGTCGAGACCTCGGGCCGCAGCCCCGAGGCCTACCTGCCCACGCTCAAGGCGGCGGGCATCAAGGTGCTGCACAAGGTGCCGGCGGTGCGCTACGCGGTCAAGGCCCAGTCGCTGGGCGTGGATGCGGTGGCCATCGTGGGTGCCGAGTGCGGCGGCCACCCGGGCATGGACATGGTCGGCAGCCTGGTCAATGCGGCCTGGGCGCGCGAGCAGCTGCACATCCCCTACCTCATCGGCGGCGGCATCGGCTGCGGCTCGCAGGTGACGGCCGCGCTGGCCATGGGCGCGGCCGGCGTGGTGGTGGGCACGCGCTTCACCGTGGCCGAAGAAATCTGGGCGCACGAAGACTACAAGCGCCGCCTGGTGCAGGCCGAGCCCACCGACACCACGCTGCTGATGCACACGGTGCGCAACACCGTGCGTGCGCTGCGCAACGAGACGACGGATGCGGTGCAGGCCATCGAGGCCAGCCAGCCCGGCGTCACCATCCAGGACCTGCTGCCGCTGGTGGCCGGCCGCATCGGCCGCCAGGCCTACGAGACCGGCGACACCCGCCACGGCGTGCTGTCGGCCGGCCATGCGCTGGCCTTCACCGACCGCATCGAGCCGCTGGCCGCCATCGTGCAGCGACTGCAGGCCGAGATGCAGGCCGCCGTGCAACGCATCGCCCCGCCGCAGGCCGTGCCGGCCTGA